The Thioalkalivibrio nitratireducens DSM 14787 DNA segment CGCTCGGACGCCCCGTCGTCGCATCGGCGAGGCGCGCCGTGACGCGCTCCAGCTCCCACCGGTACAGATGGAGGAATTCCTGCGCCTCGGCCCGCCGACCAAGCGCCTCGCCAAGCAGCGCAATGCTCGGCGGAGTGTTGAGGATCGGCTCGCTGCGAAAATCGATGAACAGCACCGCAACGCCGGCAGCCTCCAGGCGCCGCAGCGTTTCTCGGTCGTGCGGCGACGGGCCGTGCCCTTCGAGTCCGAAAATCGCGAGATCGGCGCGAAGCGCAAGCGCCTGTTCGATGCTGAAACTCTCGCCGGTGCTGCGGCCGGTCCGCACGATGTCGTCGATCTCCGGAAAGCGCTCGCGGTACTGCGCGTAGCTGGCCGGATCGAAGCGCTCGAACTCGCCGAGCATGCCGACCACCCGAGCCAGCGGGTCCTCGCGTTCGAGGATCGCCAGCGCCGGCACGAAACGCCCTTCGCCGAGCAGGATGCGCTCCACTGGGTCGGGCAGCACCACCTCCCGGCCCGCCAGATCGACAACGGTCCGCTCGGACCCGAGCGCCGCTCCGGCGATGAGAAAGAGCAGCAGGAACCGCAGCAGGGGATGCATCAGAACTGCCAGGTCAGGTTGAGACGGACATCGCGCCCCGGTTCCGGGTAACCGAGAACGGAGTCCCCGCTGCTGAGCCCGTACGTGGACTGATCGAAATAGAACTCGTCGAACAGATTGTTCACCGCCAGGGTCACGCGCAGCCTGTCATGTCCCAGGGGTTGCCAGTTGGCGTGCACGTCGTGAACGGTGTAGGAGTCCTTCACGAGCGTGACCACGCCTGCAGCGTTCCTGTGTTCGTGCTTCTCCACCACGCGCGCATTCCACCCGAGGTCCAGGTTCCAGGCAGGAACCACGTAGCCGAGATTAAGTAGCCAAGTCCGGCCGGTCGATACGCCGAGGCTGAAGTTGGTGTCGTCGAGATCGACCCCGTTGAGCTTGGGCCGGGCCTGCGCCACCGATGCGCCAACGCGGAGATGGCCCGCGCGGTACTCGCCGCCGACTTCGTAGCCATCGGATTTGACCTGGCCTACGTTGCCGCGGAAATGATCGTTGGGCGACTCGAACGTTCGCCGATAGTCGATGAAGTCGTCGATCGTCATGCGAAAAACGGCGACCTTCAGATCCCAGGGTCCGCTGCGGTAGTTCGCTCCCAGCTCGACGTTTGTCGCCGTTTCCGGCCCCAGGCTGGGATGGGCGGCGTACATGCTCGCGTTATCCACACCACCGCCGTTGTCGATGAAGAAGGCCTCGCCCAGTCCGACACCGCGTTTCGTCCGCGAGGCGCCGAGACGGAAGCTCAGCGCGTCGGTGGCCAGCCAGGTCACCGCGGCATTCGGGCTCAGTCCGCTGCTCGAAAAATCCTGGCCATAGGGATCGGTATAGTCGTACCAGTCATAACGCGCGCCGAGGTCCAGCAGGAACATCGAGCCGAGCGGCATGTCCGTCTCGACAAGAATTCCGCTGACACGCGCGCTTTCTTCCGAGGTGTTGGCGCGCCCGATGTTCTCCTTCACGACTCCGGTCATCACCGGGTTGACCGCCCTGGCCTTGCGGTCGTGGTGATTCAGGCCGTAACGCAAGCGCGCGCTCCCGAGGTCGGAGGTCAGCAACGCATTCACCCCTTCGACCGTGAGCTCCTCACCGTATCGGTAACCTGCCGGTTTCGCGAAAATGGGAGCGACATTCGTGCGAGCGTTGGAGGTTTCATCGAGGAAGCCGGTGAGTTCGACCGCCGGCAGCCGATCGGCACCGTCGAACCGATATCCAACGGTGACCGTATCCTGTTCGAGTTTCTGCGGCATCGCGACGTTGCTGGCGACCGGGTGCGCGAAACCGACCATGTGCGGACGCAGAAAGCGGGTACCCTCGTCGCTGATCCCATGGTAGCCGAGCGACAGCGCGTGGGCCGGCGCCGGGTGCCAGTTGAATTTCGCGAGGGTGCTGTTCTGTTCCGACGCGGTCTGCGGCTGCGTATTGCCGTCACCATCCCTGTAGTCGCGCGTTTCGTTGCGGTTGCGGGACACAAGGAAATCCAGATCGCCGGCCAACTCACCGTAGACCGCGGCGCCAACACGATCGCCTTTGTTGGACGACAGCCCTCCAGTCAGGAGGCCACCGAAGCTCTGACCAGGGCGTAGCAGGTCGCGCGCATCCCTGGTCGTCATGCGTACCGATCCGGCCAGTCCGCCCGGGCCCACGCTCGCGACCGTGCCGCCCTTGTCGATTTCGATCCGCTTGAGCAGGCTTGGATCCATCATCACGCGTCCCTGGTGATGGTAGATGTTGCCCCCCTGCGGAACGCCGTCGAGGGTAAAGGTCAACAGCATGTCCTCGATCCCGCGGACGTAGATTTTCTGGGCGATGGCATTGCCACCGCCGCCGACGCTGACGCCGACCTCGTTCTGCAGGGCTTCACGGACATCCCGAACAGCGCGCGCGCGGAGTTCATCGCCGGTGACAACGACAGTGGCATCGCTAAAAGCCTGCCCGCTGACAACGACGGTGTCGAGCACGGTTTCCTGTGCCAGCGCCCCGCCGGGCAGCATGGCAGCCACGGCGGCAGCGACGAGCTTCGGTCGAAAAGCATGGGAGTTGGCCCTGAGCATGGATGTGAACCTCGCACGGCATGACCCGATCCAGCCGCGACCGAAAAGGCGAGTGGCGATCATACCAGATGTGAATGAGAACGGTTTGTATTTGCGATTTCTGGCGGCTAGTATTGCATCCCGCCACCGCACAACCGTTTGCCAGGGCAAGAAAGATGTTTGAGCGAACCGACTTATCGGGCGACCGGACGGCGCCGCAGCAACTCATTCGCAATCGCGATCTGCTGGCGATGTCGAACGACATCGGACCGGATTACCGAATCGTCGCTCCCCGCCCGACCCCGGAACAGCCGGCCCTGCGCGGCCGCGTGAGCCATGTGCGGATGCGGCCGGGCCTGTACCTGCACAGCACCGACGTGCTCGATCTGCGCACGATGGCGGTCCAGGTTTCCCTGGCCCGGCAGCTGAATGTCGTGCTGGTGCTCAACGGAGAGATCGACGTGTCGTTCGATGCCCGGCAGCTGCGACTCGCTGCCGCCCAAGCCCGGCGAGGCCGTGGTGCGGAAGGGGCCCTGATCGCGATGCCGGAACAGACACTGTTCTCACGCACGTTCCACGAGGGTCGGCGCGAACGCAAGATCAGCATCTCGGTGGACCTGGCCTGGCTTGCAGACAGCGGTCTGGAACCGTTCCACGCGACTGGGTCGCTGCTCGACGCCTTTGCCGACGGTCGGCTCGCGATCGCACGCTGGCGCCCCTCGGCAAAGGCCATCGCGCTGGCGGAGCAGATACACAACCCGCCGCCCTACGCCCCACCCTTGCGCAACCTGTACCTGGAAAGCCGGGCCATCGACATCCTCACCGAGGCATTGCTGCCGGCCACGGGCGTGGCGCCGCGAGCCCGAGAGGCGGCTGCGGCCGAGGGATCAGTTGCGGATGCGGGAGTTGCGGGACTTCCTCGACCAGAACCCTGACCTGCCCCTTTCGCTCGACGCGGTTGCCTCGCGGGCAGGCAGCAACCCCAGCACGCTGCAGAAACACTTCCGCGCGGCCTTCGGCATGACGGTGTTCGAGTACCTGCGGGAACGCAATCTCCACCGGGCACGCAGAGCGCTGGAACAGGACGGCGTGTCCGTGAGCATAGCGGCCGATATCGCCGGCTACAGCAGCGCTGCCAACTTCGCCACTGCCTATCGCCGGCGCTTTGGCATCACGCCGAAGCAGTCGAAATCCTGGATCTAGTCGGGTGACCGCGGGTGATTGCTCACCCGCGGTTCCCGCAGCTCCGGACGCGCCCGAAAAGCGGTCCGAGCGCTGGAATCGCCGCCAGGCGTTCGTCCACCGCCTGACCCGGCGAGTCACCATGGGCTTGCAAAGGCCACCTGCACCCTGAGCTGTCCCGGGGAGGCGCGGTGTGGCGGATGACGGCTTTCGGCCTCTTACGCCCTACCGGGCCGCATGGGCTCCAGCCGGGAGCGGGATGGACGTGATACGGACCGTCGGCGGCCATGGATGGCCGCCGCAGGTTGCCCAGGGACGGCTCGAGCGTGCCCGGTCACGTCCATCCCGCTCCGGGCCTAGCACGACGCGCCGGACTCAGCGCTTGCGCGGCGGCATGATGTCGGTGATCGAGCCGTGCGCGACCTCGGCGGCGAAGGCGACCGTCTCGGACAGCGTCGGATGCGGGTGCACGGTCAGGCCGATGTCCTCCATGTCGGCGCCCATCTCCAGTGCGAGCATCGCCTCGCCGATCAGGTCGCCGGCGTTCGGCCCGACGATGCCGGCGCCGATCACCCGGCCATCGGCGTCGAACAGCAGCTTGGTCATGCCGTCGTCGGCACCCAGCGCCAGCGCACGGCCTGAAGCGGCCCAGGGGAACACGCCCTTGGTGTACTCGATGCCGTCGCGCTTCGCGTCGTCCTCGGTCACGCCCATCCAGGCGACTTCGGGGTGCGTGTAGGCCACCGACGGGATCGCGCGGGCGTCGAAGTGCACCTTGTTGTGCCCGGCGATCACCTCGGCGGCCACCTTGCCCTCGTGGGTCGCCTTGTGCGCGAGCATCGGCTGGCCGACGATGTCGCCGATCGCGAAAATGTGCTCGACGTTCGTTCGCTGCTGGCTGTCGACCTCGATGAAGCCGCGGTCGGTCACCTGCACGCCCGCGGCCTCGGCGCCGATCTGCTGGCCGTTCGGGCTGCGCCCGACCGCAACCAGCACCCGGTCGAAGACGTCCTTCTCCGGAAGATCCTTCGCCTCGCCCTCGAAACGCACCTCGATTCCGGCCTTGACGGCCTTCGCCTCGGCGACCTTGCTCTTCAGGAGGATGTTCTCGTAGCGCTTGCGAATGCGCTTCTCGAGCGGCCGCACCAGGTCGCGGTCGGCACCGAGCATCAGGGTGTCGGCCAATTCGACCACGGTGACCTTGCTGCCGAGCGCGTCGTAGACGCAGGCCATCTCGAGCCCGATGATGCCGCCGCCAACGACCAGCAGGCGCTTCGGGATGTCGGCCAACTCCAGCGCCCCGGTCGAATCCATCACCCGCGGGTCGTCCCAGGGGAAGCCGGAAAGGCGCACCGCACGCGAGCCGGCCGCGATGATCGCGTGTTCGAAGCCGATCACCTGCCGGCCATCGGGGCCTTCGACCGCGAGTTCATGGGCCGACGCGAACTGCCCAACGCCCTGCACCACCCGGACCTTGCGCTGCTTCGCCAGACCCTTCAGCCCCTGCGTCAGCTTGCCCACCGTGCCGGACTTGTACTTGCGCAGCCCTTCGAGGTCGATCTTCGGCTTGCCGAACGCGATGCCGAATTGCGCGAAGCGCTCGGCCTCGTCGATCACTTCCGCCGCGTGCAGCAATGCCTTCGACGGGATGCAGCCGACGTTCAGACAGACGCCGCCGATCTCCGGGTAGCGCTCGACCATGATCGCGTCGAGCCCGAGATCCGCCGCGCGGAAAGCCGCGGTGTAGCCGCCGGGGCCGGAGCCCAGCACCAGCACCTGGCACTGCAGATCGGTGTTGCCGGAATCGGCCTTCGCGGCGGACGCCGGCTTACTTCCCGATGCGCGGGACTTCTCCGACGATGCCGCCTGGGCCGCACCTACACGCCCGTCGTCTTCTCCCGGGGCCGCCTCGCCGTCATCCGCGGAGGTCTCGCCGGAGACCTCCAGCTCGAGGATGGGGTCGCCTTCCGACACCCGATCACCCACCTTCACCTGCATCGATTTCACGGTGCCCGCCTGCGGCGCCGGGATGTCCATGCTGGCCTTGTCGGATTCCAGCGTGATCATCGGGTCTTCCGGGGCGATCGTGTCCCCCGGGTGCACCAGGATCTCGATGATCTCGACGTCGTCGAATTCACCGATGTCCGGGACCTTGATGGTCGTCGTGTTGCTCATCCGCGGATTCCCCGATTTGAATGGGTGCTACAGCAGCATGCGGCGCATGTCGGACAACAGGCCCGCCAGTGTCGTTGTGAAGCGCGCGCCCAGAGCACCGTCGATCACCCGGTGATCGTAGGACAGCGCAATCGGCAGGATCAGGCGCGGCTCGAAGGCCTCGCCATTCCAGACCGGCCGGATCGACGAACGCGAGATGCCGAGGATCGCGACCTCCGGGGCGTTCACGATCGGCGTGAACTGCGTACCACCGATGCCGCCGAGGCTGGAGATCGTCAGGCAGCCGCCCTGCAAGTCCTTGGTTTTCAGCTTGCGGTCACGCGCGCGCTCGGACAGTTCCATCAGCTCCCGCGCGAGGTCGACCAGGCTCTTGCGATCGACATCGCGCACCACCGGCACGACCAGGCCTTCCGGCGTATCGACCGCGACCCCAAGGTGGTAGTACTGCTTGATGATCAGGTTCTCGCCGGTCGCATCCAGCGAGGCGTTGAAACGCGGGTACTGCTTCAACGCGGAGA contains these protein-coding regions:
- a CDS encoding ABC transporter substrate-binding protein, translating into MHPLLRFLLLFLIAGAALGSERTVVDLAGREVVLPDPVERILLGEGRFVPALAILEREDPLARVVGMLGEFERFDPASYAQYRERFPEIDDIVRTGRSTGESFSIEQALALRADLAIFGLEGHGPSPHDRETLRRLEAAGVAVLFIDFRSEPILNTPPSIALLGEALGRRAEAQEFLHLYRWELERVTARLADATTGRPSVFIENHVGLSQECCSTMGDGMMGRFVELAGGRNIARELIPGTHGTLSLEFLLTEQPEVYIGTAIGRDADDGARNIVLGAGVTQKVARDSLRRATQRRGISGLKAIGDGRAFGIWHHFYTSPLNVAAVQVFAKWLHPDLFHDLDPDATLRMLHERFQPVPLDGTYWVGLQ
- a CDS encoding TonB-dependent receptor domain-containing protein — encoded protein: MPWQTVVRWRDAILAARNRKYKPFSFTSGMIATRLFGRGWIGSCRARFTSMLRANSHAFRPKLVAAAVAAMLPGGALAQETVLDTVVVSGQAFSDATVVVTGDELRARAVRDVREALQNEVGVSVGGGGNAIAQKIYVRGIEDMLLTFTLDGVPQGGNIYHHQGRVMMDPSLLKRIEIDKGGTVASVGPGGLAGSVRMTTRDARDLLRPGQSFGGLLTGGLSSNKGDRVGAAVYGELAGDLDFLVSRNRNETRDYRDGDGNTQPQTASEQNSTLAKFNWHPAPAHALSLGYHGISDEGTRFLRPHMVGFAHPVASNVAMPQKLEQDTVTVGYRFDGADRLPAVELTGFLDETSNARTNVAPIFAKPAGYRYGEELTVEGVNALLTSDLGSARLRYGLNHHDRKARAVNPVMTGVVKENIGRANTSEESARVSGILVETDMPLGSMFLLDLGARYDWYDYTDPYGQDFSSSGLSPNAAVTWLATDALSFRLGASRTKRGVGLGEAFFIDNGGGVDNASMYAAHPSLGPETATNVELGANYRSGPWDLKVAVFRMTIDDFIDYRRTFESPNDHFRGNVGQVKSDGYEVGGEYRAGHLRVGASVAQARPKLNGVDLDDTNFSLGVSTGRTWLLNLGYVVPAWNLDLGWNARVVEKHEHRNAAGVVTLVKDSYTVHDVHANWQPLGHDRLRVTLAVNNLFDEFYFDQSTYGLSSGDSVLGYPEPGRDVRLNLTWQF
- a CDS encoding helix-turn-helix transcriptional regulator, producing the protein MRELRDFLDQNPDLPLSLDAVASRAGSNPSTLQKHFRAAFGMTVFEYLRERNLHRARRALEQDGVSVSIAADIAGYSSAANFATAYRRRFGITPKQSKSWI
- the lpdA gene encoding dihydrolipoyl dehydrogenase — its product is MSNTTTIKVPDIGEFDDVEIIEILVHPGDTIAPEDPMITLESDKASMDIPAPQAGTVKSMQVKVGDRVSEGDPILELEVSGETSADDGEAAPGEDDGRVGAAQAASSEKSRASGSKPASAAKADSGNTDLQCQVLVLGSGPGGYTAAFRAADLGLDAIMVERYPEIGGVCLNVGCIPSKALLHAAEVIDEAERFAQFGIAFGKPKIDLEGLRKYKSGTVGKLTQGLKGLAKQRKVRVVQGVGQFASAHELAVEGPDGRQVIGFEHAIIAAGSRAVRLSGFPWDDPRVMDSTGALELADIPKRLLVVGGGIIGLEMACVYDALGSKVTVVELADTLMLGADRDLVRPLEKRIRKRYENILLKSKVAEAKAVKAGIEVRFEGEAKDLPEKDVFDRVLVAVGRSPNGQQIGAEAAGVQVTDRGFIEVDSQQRTNVEHIFAIGDIVGQPMLAHKATHEGKVAAEVIAGHNKVHFDARAIPSVAYTHPEVAWMGVTEDDAKRDGIEYTKGVFPWAASGRALALGADDGMTKLLFDADGRVIGAGIVGPNAGDLIGEAMLALEMGADMEDIGLTVHPHPTLSETVAFAAEVAHGSITDIMPPRKR